One Ricinus communis isolate WT05 ecotype wild-type chromosome 1, ASM1957865v1, whole genome shotgun sequence DNA window includes the following coding sequences:
- the LOC125368741 gene encoding methyl-CpG-binding domain-containing protein 5 translates to MSNSTHTGQATNPICRADPHSSDQPDLAEDPLLRNGSFIDATTIKPNIDNNVSNNNNNNNYQQQEANVGVEQSEATPLKSRRKVPVTMAPAPSADSANWLPPGWLVEDRVRASGATAGTVDKYYIEPVTGRRFRSKKEVQYFLETGTKKKTKRGMENSEGDVNFTESPGSQKSKKASKNAKVQKRNFDYLNVPDRIEWALIDANQDAWTPFLGGQKVAEYDRQNWDFEMLHLHH, encoded by the exons ATGTCAAACTCAACGCATACGGGTCAAGCCACGAACCCGATATGCCGAGCCGACCCGCATAGTTCCGACCAGCCTGACCTAGCTGAAGATCCACTTCTTCGAAACGGCTCATTTATCGATGCGACCACAATCAAACCAAACATAGACAACAATGTTagtaataacaataacaataataattatcaacaaCAAGAAGCGAATGTTGGTGTGGAACAGTCTGAAGCGACGCCGCTGAAGTCGAGGAGGAAAGTACCTGTGACTATGGCGCCTGCTCCATCTGCTGACTCTGCGAATTGGTTACCGCCGGGTTGGTTGGTTGAAGATAGGGTTAGGGCCTCCGGTGCTACAGCTGGCACTGTCGATAAG TATTACATCGAACCTGTAACAGGTCGTAGATTCAGGTCCAAGAAAGAGGTGCAGTATTTTCTGGAAACAGGAActaaaaagaagacaaaaagaGGAATGGAGAATTCTGAGGGAGATGTAAAT TTTACAGAGAGTCCCGGGAGTCAAAAATCCAAGAAGGCCAGTAAGAATGCAAAGGTCCAAAAAAGGAACTTTGATTATTTGAATGTGCCTGATAGGATTGAATGGGCTCTTATAGATGCAAATCAAGATGCCTGGACTCCCTTCCTTGGAGGTCAAAAGGTGGCTGAATATGACAGGCAAAACTGGGACTTTGAGATGCTGCATTTGCATCATTAA
- the LOC8286589 gene encoding triosephosphate isomerase, cytosolic, which yields MGRKFFVGGNWKCNGTTEEVKKIVTTLNEAEVPSDDVVEVVLSPPFVFLPLVKSLLRPDFQVAAQNCWVRKGGAFTGEVSAEMLLNLSIPWVILGHSERRALLNESNEFVADKVAYALSQGLKVIACIGETLEQRESGSTMAVVAAQTKAIADKISNWDNVVLAYEPVWAIGTGKVATPAQAQEVHFELRKWLHDNVSSEVAASTRIIYGGSVNGANCKELAGQPDLDGFLVGGASLKPEFVNIIKSAAVKKSA from the exons ATGGGCAGAAAGTTTTTCGTCGGCGGCAACTGGAAATGC AATGGAACAACTGAGGAGGTTAAGAAGATTGTGACCACTTTGAATGAAGCTGAGGTTCCTTCTGACGACGTTGTTG AGGTTGTCCTGAGCCCTCCATTTGTATTTCTTCCTTTGGTCAAAAGTTTATTGAGACCCGACTTCCAGGTTGCAGCACAAAACTGTTGGGTTCGCAAAGGTGGTGCCTTTACTGGGGAGGTTAG TGCTGAGATGCTCTTGAATTTGTCCATTCCTTGGGTCATTCTTGGACATTCTGAACGTAGAGCTCTTTTAAATGAGTCAAATGAG TTTGTCGCTGATAAGGTTGCATATGCGCTTTCTCAAGGTTTGAAAGTGATCGCTTGTATTGGTGAGACACTCGAGCAAAGAGAATCAGGATCTACAATGGCTGTTGTTGCTGCACAAACAAAAGCAATTGCAG ATAAAATATCAAACTGGGATAATGTTGTTTTGGCTTATGAGCCAGTTTGGGCCATTGGTACAGGAAAGGTTGCAACACCTGCTCAGGCTCAAGAG GTTCATTTTGAATTGAGGAAATGGCTTCATGACAATGTTAGTTCAGAAGTTGCAGCATCTACTAGAATCATTTATGGAG GTTCTGTAAATGGAGCAAACTGCAAAGAGTTGGCAGGACAACCAGACCTTGATGGATTTTTGGTTGGCGGAGCTTCTCTGAAG CCGGAGTTTGTCAACATCATCAAGTCTGCGGCTGTCAAGAAGAGTGCTTGA